From Leopardus geoffroyi isolate Oge1 chromosome B4, O.geoffroyi_Oge1_pat1.0, whole genome shotgun sequence, a single genomic window includes:
- the LOC123590940 gene encoding cationic amino acid transporter 3-like, producing MLCQAFHRFGQKLIRRRILQQDMAEAAPTRSLSTLDLVALGLGHTVGVGVYVLACEVASNQAGPSTMICFLMAGLSSVLAGLCFAEFGARVPYSGSAYLYSYVTVGELWAFITGWNLILFFVAGTAIVSCAWTLVFDNLPGNEISQTLRESISPHVPHVFVEYLDFFVVGLVLLFIGLLTLRNSEIFLVTKVFTLLKILVLVFFITSGFIKGDLHNWKLTEADYVKAGFNDTSSLGTLGSGRFVPFGFEGILRGAATCFYAFIGFDNIVTRVEEVQNHQRSIPMGIVISLFISSLMYFGVSVALTLMVPYYKIQPGSTLPEAFLLIGWAPAYYVIAFGFLCSLSASLLGFMFPIRQVIHVMVKDGLLFPVLARVHTGTYTRIVATVIFGIIAAIMTFFFGLTDLVDLRSIVTLLTYSLVAVSVLILRYQPEMQNEGNKAEVQEDNRPSAEQLTLQGLFFPCSSTPTPLSGWIVRVCSSLLALLLTLLCLVLARWPVLLSGDPLWISVVVVLLVLITGLTGVIWRQPQSSSPLYFKVPALPLLPLLSIFMNIYLMMQMTAATWARFGVWMLIGFAIYFSYGIQHSRVA from the coding sequence ATGCTATGTCAGGCATTTCACAGATTTGGTCAAAAGCTGATACGCAGACGTATCCTGCAGCAAGACATGGCTGAAGCTGCCCCTACCAGAAGCCTGAGCACTCTGGATTTAGTGGCCCTGGGTTTGGGTCACACAGTGGGTGTAGGTGTGTATGTCCTGGCTTGTGAGGTGGCCAGCAATCAAGCAGGACCATCCACTATGATCTGCTTTTTGATGGCCGGTCTATCTTCTGTGTTGGCCGGGCTGTGTTTTGCAGAGTTTGGTGCCCGGGTTCCCTATTCTGGCTCTGCATATCTCTACAGTTATGTCACTGTAGGTGAACTCTGGGCTTTCATCACTGGCTGGAACctcattctgttttttgttgctgGTACAGCCATCGTGTCCTGTGCCTGGACCTTAGTTTTTGACAACCTCCCTGGGAATGAGATCTCTCAGACCCTGCGTGAGAGCATCTCACCCCATGTTCCCCATGTTTTTGTAGAATATCTTGACTTTTTTGTTGTGGGCCTTGTGTTGTTATTCATTGGATTGCTGACTTTGAGGAATAGTGAGATTTTCCTTGTTACCAAAGTGTTCACACTGCTGAAAAttttggttcttgtttttttcatcACCTCTGGCTTCATTAAGGGGGACCTGCACAACTGGAAGCTCACAGAAGCAGACTATGTAAAGGCTGGATTCAATGACACCTCAAGCTTGGGGACTCTGGGGTCTGGAAGATTTGTGCCTTTCGGCTTTGAGGGGATTCTCCGTGGAGCAGCTACctgtttctatgcatttattGGTTTTGACAATATTGTTACCAGAGTTGAAGAAGTCCAGAATCACCAGCGTTCCATTCCCATGGGGATTGTGATTTCACTATTCATCAGCTCTTTGATGTATTTTGGAGTCTCTGTGGCACTTACGCTTATGGTGCCTTACTACAAGATTCAACCTGGGAGCACTTTGCCTGAGGCATTTCTTCTTATTGGCTGGGCCCCTGCCTACTATGTTATAGCTTTTGGATTCCTCTGTAGTCTTTCTGCCAGCCTCTTGGGCTTTATGTTCCCCATACGTCAGGTAATACATGTGATGGTGAAGGATGGCCTCCTGTTCCCTGTCCTTGCCAGGGTCCATACTGGCACATACACCCGCATTGTGGCCACTGTGATCTTTGGCATTATTGCAGCAATCATGACATTCTTTTTTGGACTCACTGATCTTGTGGACCTCAGGTCAATTGTGACCCTGCTGACTTACTCCCTGGTGGCAGTTAGTGTTCTCATCCTCCGATATCAGCCTGAGATGCAGAATGAGGGAAATAAAGCAGAGGTGCAGGAGGACAATAGACCTTCAGCAGAGCAGCTGACTCTACAGGGACTATTTTTTCCATGCAGCTCCACACCTACTCCACTCTCTGGCTGGATTGTCCGTGTTTGCTCCTCACTGCTTGCTCTGCTGCTCACTCTTCTTTGCCTGGTGCTGGCCCGGTGGCCAGTTCTGCTTTCTGGAGACCCACTGTGGATTTCAGTGGTTGTGGTGCTCCTGGTGCTCATCACTGGGCTCACTGGGGTCATCTGGAGACAGCCTCAGAGCTCCAGTCCCCTTTACTTTAaggtccctgctctgcctctcctcccactaCTGAGCATCTTCATGAATATTTACCTTATGATGCAGATGACAGCTGCCACCTGGGCCCGATTTGGTGTCTGGATGCTGATTGGGTTTGCTATCTACTTCAGCTATGGAATCCAACACAGCCGGGTCGCTTAA